A segment of the Candidatus Delongbacteria bacterium genome:
TTGCCCTATCCGGAATGGGACCAACGCCGGGGTTGCTACCGGGAGAACTGGTGTCATGTGTTTCCAGCTGTGCCGGGAAGCCGTGATTCAGGCTGGGCCGCTGCCCGCCTACCCCTGCTGGAGCCCCAGATCCGCCGCCTGCAGCGGGTGCTGGAACGGGAGAAGGAGCGTCTTGAACCCGTATCGCGTCAGGAGGACGGCGAGCAACTGGATACAGATGCGTATGCGGAGGATGCAGGGTCCATCCGTTCCGGCCATGACGCGGAGGGCAAGTGGTATCGGCGGGACTCTCGCCGCCGCCCGGATCTGGCGCTGACGCTGCTGCTGGATGTATCACTGTCCAGTGATGCCTGGGTGGGCGACCTGCGAGTGCTGGACCTGTGCAAGGATGCCGCGTTGGTTCTCGGTGAAGTGGTTCATCGCCTGGGAGAAGACCTGGAGATCCTGGCCTTTCATTCCCGCACCCGGCATCACTGTCGTACCTGGCTGGTGCATCGCCGGGGCGAGTCATGGAGCGAGGGGCGAGCCCGACTGGGCGGTCTTGAACCCAAGGGTTACACCCGCATTGGACCTGCCTTGCGTCATGCCACGGACCGCCTGGCGCTGGTGCCTTCACGCAAGCGACTGCTGCTGATGATCACGGATGGTCGGCCCAACGACTTCGACCGATACGAAGGACGTCACGGCATCGCGGACGTCCGACAGGCTCTGCGCGAAGCCAGAAGTCGTGGCATTGCCGTGCATGCTCTGGCACTGGACCCCCGGGCCAGAGTCGGTCTGCCGGCGATGCTTGGCAATGGACACTGGCACTTGCTGCAGCGTCCGGCGGAACTGCCCGAACTGTTGACCACCATCTACGGAAAACTGACACAATGAGTACGCGGACACCTGCCGCTTTGCCCCGTGAGGTGCCCGGTGATACGGCCATGTGGATTTTCATCTTTGCCGAACTGGTCACTTTCGCGCTGTTCTTCGGCGTGTTCGCCTGGTTCGAGCGGGGAGACCCAGCAGGATTTGCCGCGGGACGCGCCGACCTGCACGCAACGACCGGGTTGATCAATACTCTGGTGCTGCTCACGGGCGGCGCCACGGCCCTCGCTGGTGTCAGGAGCCTTGAGCGAACCGGTGACGGGCTGCAGGCCGGGCGCTGGTTTCTGGCGGCTGTCTTCGCGGGACTTGTGTTCAGTCTGATCAAATTGAGCGAGTTTGCCGGCCTATTCGCGCAGGGCCGTCATCTGTCCAGCTCCAGCTTCCACTTCTTTTACTTTTTCCTGTGTTTCATTCATCTGGCCCATGTATGGCTTGGCATGGCCCTGCTGCTGCTGGCCCGACGCCACAAGGCAAGCGGGACCTCAGCACGCGAGCGTCTTTCCAGCTGGCAAGCGGCCGCGTCCTATTGGCACATGGTGGATCTGGTCTGGCTGGTCCTGTTTCCCCTTGTCTACCTGGGGGGCGGGCAATGAAGGGCTTGCGGACATTTCCTGCTTTCCTGTGGTTGGTGCTCGGCGGGCTGGTTCTCATCGGGGCCTGGGCTGGCGCACAGGGCATGGCCACACTGTTGTGGCTCACGGTGTCGGCCAAGGCCATTCTGATTTCGGAGTACTTCATGGAGCTCGGGCGGGCGCCTCTTGCCTGGAGACTGACTGTGCCAGGCTGGATCCTGCTGGTGATCATCGGACTGAATTTGCTGCTGCCCTGACCCGGCCCGCCATGGAATGGGGCTGACGCGAGATCCTGCGTCAGCCACCC
Coding sequences within it:
- a CDS encoding cytochrome c oxidase subunit 3 translates to MSTRTPAALPREVPGDTAMWIFIFAELVTFALFFGVFAWFERGDPAGFAAGRADLHATTGLINTLVLLTGGATALAGVRSLERTGDGLQAGRWFLAAVFAGLVFSLIKLSEFAGLFAQGRHLSSSSFHFFYFFLCFIHLAHVWLGMALLLLARRHKASGTSARERLSSWQAAASYWHMVDLVWLVLFPLVYLGGGQ